From one Cyanobacterium stanieri PCC 7202 genomic stretch:
- a CDS encoding photosystem II protein PsbQ (PFAM: Oxygen evolving enhancer protein 3 (PsbQ)~TIGRFAM: photosystem II protein PsbQ~InterPro IPR017487~KEGG: mar:MAE_50080 photosystem II extrinsic protein~SPTR: Photosystem II extrinsic protein;~TIGRFAM: photosystem II protein PsbQ): MKKLRPILSLVLVLVTTLLVSCSSPTKAKIPTVYTPEKIEQLQMYRAPIAEAREKMATLEELIQNENWVDTRTFIHGPLGGLRQSMASASTRLLQKDQKTAQSLARELFTHFERIDAAAKERNYNAAQAQYFEAIKDFDAYLDMIPTNS, translated from the coding sequence ATGAAAAAATTACGTCCTATTCTTTCCCTAGTCCTCGTTTTAGTGACTACTTTGTTAGTAAGCTGTAGTAGCCCAACCAAGGCAAAAATCCCCACTGTTTACACCCCCGAAAAAATTGAACAGTTACAAATGTATCGCGCCCCTATTGCTGAGGCACGGGAAAAAATGGCTACCCTTGAAGAGTTGATACAAAATGAAAACTGGGTGGATACCAGAACCTTTATTCATGGTCCTTTAGGAGGCTTACGTCAGTCTATGGCGAGCGCCTCTACTCGTTTACTACAAAAAGATCAAAAAACAGCCCAAAGCCTAGCCAGAGAGCTATTTACTCATTTTGAAAGAATTGATGCAGCCGCTAAGGAAAGAAATTATAATGCGGCACAGGCTCAATATTTTGAGGCCATTAAGGATTTTGATGCTTATCTTGATATGATTCCTACTAATAGCTAA
- a CDS encoding cyanobacterial porin (PFAM: Carbohydrate-selective porin, OprB family; S-layer homology domain~InterPro IPR001119:IPR007049~KEGG: mar:MAE_10010 porin type major outer membrane protein~PFAM: Carbohydrate-selective porin OprB; S-layer domain-containing protein~SPTR: Porin type major outer membrane protein; TC 1.B.23), giving the protein MKPNQVKWAGITGVLSISCILDPFGIAFNNSVRALPNDDILEQISNYQLPDSQSQVTSVSQLSDVSPTDWAYEALRNLVERYGCIVGYPDRTFRGNRALSRYEFAAGLNSCLQAIERLGGPGGITEEDLIVLRRLIAEFESELAALGARVDNLEGRVAFLEDNQFSTTTKLHGEVVFGLGSILAGETDGGNRIDRVPVFGHRTRLDLTSSFTGEDELFIRLGTGNFPDYADIADTAQATLAFAQPDGNNIDLQVLNYSFPIGSTTVWLEAAGGAFDDFTDTVNILDGDGGSGALSAFGTRNLVYYQGEGAGLALEGSLGNNFGWSVGYLASDGGNPAQGAGLFNGGYGILGQIGFYPSEDFTLAFAYGHGYNTSVIGAYSGQFKDIAENINNVHNTYSLSMSWRVTPGFTLGGWGGYSKVSTLNNAFDLSGNELSRGSAELYYWAATLGFPDLFKEGNLGGIVVGQLPTLSSVNFATNDVGLTTDDNSFHIEAFYQHSISDNISITPGVVIVTNPNNNNNNSTLVIGAIRTTFSF; this is encoded by the coding sequence ATGAAGCCAAATCAAGTGAAGTGGGCTGGAATTACTGGAGTGTTAAGCATATCCTGCATCTTAGATCCCTTCGGTATTGCTTTTAACAACAGTGTCCGGGCCCTTCCTAACGACGACATTTTAGAGCAAATTAGTAACTATCAACTCCCCGATAGCCAAAGCCAAGTTACCTCCGTTTCCCAACTAAGTGACGTATCACCCACCGATTGGGCCTATGAAGCCCTCCGCAACCTAGTGGAAAGATATGGCTGTATTGTCGGTTATCCCGATCGCACCTTCCGCGGAAACAGAGCCTTAAGCCGTTATGAATTTGCCGCAGGGTTAAACTCCTGTTTACAAGCCATCGAGCGTTTAGGCGGGCCAGGAGGAATCACCGAAGAAGACTTGATAGTTTTAAGAAGACTCATTGCGGAATTTGAAAGTGAACTAGCCGCCCTAGGTGCTAGAGTGGATAACCTAGAGGGCAGAGTAGCATTCCTCGAAGACAATCAATTCTCTACCACCACCAAATTACACGGAGAAGTGGTTTTCGGACTCGGTAGTATTTTGGCAGGGGAAACCGATGGCGGAAATCGTATTGATAGGGTGCCAGTATTCGGACATCGTACCCGCCTTGACTTAACTTCCAGTTTCACAGGAGAAGATGAATTATTCATCCGTCTAGGTACAGGTAACTTTCCTGACTATGCCGACATTGCCGACACCGCCCAAGCCACCCTCGCCTTTGCCCAACCTGATGGCAACAATATCGATTTACAAGTATTAAACTACAGTTTTCCCATTGGTAGTACCACCGTATGGCTAGAAGCCGCAGGGGGTGCATTCGATGATTTCACTGATACCGTTAATATTCTTGATGGAGATGGAGGCAGTGGTGCCTTATCCGCCTTTGGTACCCGTAACCTAGTTTACTATCAAGGAGAAGGAGCAGGTTTGGCCCTAGAAGGTAGTTTAGGTAATAACTTCGGTTGGAGTGTCGGTTACCTAGCTTCTGATGGTGGAAATCCAGCCCAAGGAGCAGGTTTATTCAATGGTGGTTATGGCATTTTAGGACAAATTGGATTTTATCCTAGTGAAGATTTTACCCTTGCCTTTGCCTATGGTCACGGTTACAATACCTCTGTTATTGGTGCTTATAGTGGACAATTTAAAGATATAGCCGAGAATATCAATAACGTTCATAATACCTATAGTTTATCCATGTCTTGGCGTGTTACCCCCGGATTTACCCTTGGGGGCTGGGGTGGATATTCCAAAGTTTCTACCCTCAATAATGCCTTTGATTTGAGTGGTAATGAACTATCCCGAGGTAGTGCAGAACTATATTACTGGGCGGCTACCCTTGGATTCCCCGATTTGTTTAAAGAAGGAAACCTCGGCGGTATTGTTGTGGGACAACTGCCAACCCTGTCTAGTGTCAACTTTGCCACTAATGATGTTGGTTTAACCACCGATGATAACTCTTTTCATATTGAGGCGTTTTATCAACATTCCATTTCCGACAATATTTCCATTACCCCCGGAGTCGTCATTGTCACCAATCCTAACAACAACAATAATAATTCAACCCTTGTCATCGGAGCCATTCGCACCACATTCTCTTTTTGA
- a CDS encoding Protein of unknown function DUF2344 (PFAM: Uncharacterized protein conserved in bacteria (DUF2344); Radical SAM superfamily~TIGRFAM: radical SAM family uncharacterized protein; radical SAM-linked protein~COGs: COG1032 Fe-S oxidoreductase~InterPro IPR007197:IPR018768:IPR006638~KEGG: cyc:PCC7424_0387 radical SAM domain protein~PFAM: Protein of unknown function DUF2344; Radical SAM domain protein~SMART: Elongator protein 3/MiaB/NifB~SPTR: Radical SAM domain protein) has product MPIAPSTSIKAENLITPDIFKPARYLGNELGSKHKDWQSASVRWVLTYPEVYEVGASNLGHIILYNIINAQPRQMCDRAYLPAPDLSQKMRDTHTPLFGLETKRDVKEYDILGFSLSYELGATNILEMLSLAHIPLTWQERKDTDYPLIFAGGQTATSNPEPYADFFDFVALGDGEELLPEIGLVIEEGKKDGLTRTELLLDLAQVPGVYVPQFYDMQPDGSVKPNRDDVPERVLRRVATPIPAYSIGLVPYVQTVHDRLTVEIRRGCTRGCRFCQPGMLTRPARDVEPEAVVDSIVDGMKATGFNEFSLLSLSCSDYLSLPSVGIEIKNRLKDENISLSLPSQRVDRFDENIANIIGGTRKTGLTFAPEAGTQRMRDIINKGLTNEELLRGIQTAVREGWNQVKLYFMIGLPGETDEDVLGIVETVKWLRQECRHLSNKRLNFNITISNFTPKPHTPFQWHSVSTSEFLRKRDLLKDAFYPVRGVKVNYTDVRISAIEDFVGRGDRTLAPVVRRAWELGAGMDSWWESIDKAYQAWERAIDEAGLTWKYRKVESGEWNIFDAQNPEENQNTINYYAPLPWDHLDTGIDKEWLKEDLERALAEATVPDCAFDGCSSCGVCSPDFGHNIVVTPPPIPDYVGNFKPNQEKAQKIRVWFGKQGDMALVSHLDLVRLFDRAVRRASLPISYTGGFHPGPKISIALALSLGMTSNGEIVDFENHTRIDIDEFVEKLQAQLPPELPLIKVEELPLKSPKATQILDTAEYVVDICAEENISLEQWQNWVNEINNSSEILMEKTAKNRKKKMVNLRANLYDLSLLNPNVAPSETVALKYIGSAKNDGSLLTPDHICYMLEQVSSAKLTIVKAHREIITLTDHITQ; this is encoded by the coding sequence ATGCCGATCGCACCTAGTACCAGTATTAAAGCAGAAAATTTAATCACCCCAGACATCTTTAAACCAGCCCGTTATTTAGGTAACGAATTGGGTTCAAAACATAAAGATTGGCAAAGCGCGTCGGTGCGCTGGGTGTTGACATACCCCGAAGTGTACGAAGTGGGAGCGTCAAACCTTGGGCATATTATTCTCTACAATATTATTAATGCTCAACCACGGCAAATGTGCGATCGCGCCTACCTTCCCGCCCCCGACTTATCCCAAAAAATGAGGGATACCCATACCCCCCTCTTCGGGCTAGAAACCAAAAGAGATGTCAAAGAATACGATATATTAGGATTTAGCCTCAGTTACGAACTAGGTGCCACCAACATCCTCGAAATGCTTAGTCTTGCCCATATTCCCCTCACTTGGCAAGAAAGAAAAGACACCGATTATCCCCTCATCTTTGCAGGGGGGCAAACCGCCACCTCCAACCCCGAACCCTACGCCGATTTCTTCGACTTTGTGGCATTGGGCGACGGAGAGGAATTATTACCCGAAATTGGTTTAGTAATTGAAGAAGGGAAAAAAGACGGTTTAACCAGAACAGAATTACTACTAGACCTTGCCCAAGTGCCGGGGGTGTATGTGCCACAATTTTATGATATGCAACCCGATGGCAGTGTCAAGCCTAACCGTGATGATGTACCCGAGAGGGTTTTGCGGAGGGTAGCCACCCCCATCCCAGCCTATTCTATCGGTTTAGTTCCCTATGTGCAAACCGTCCACGATCGCCTCACAGTGGAAATCCGCAGAGGTTGTACGAGGGGATGTCGCTTTTGTCAACCCGGAATGTTAACTCGCCCTGCTAGGGATGTGGAACCCGAGGCGGTGGTTGATAGTATTGTCGATGGTATGAAAGCTACGGGTTTTAATGAATTTTCCCTACTCTCCCTGAGTTGTTCCGATTATCTTTCCTTACCTTCCGTGGGTATCGAAATCAAAAACCGTCTCAAGGACGAAAATATTTCCCTTTCCTTACCTAGTCAGAGGGTGGATCGTTTTGATGAAAACATTGCTAATATTATCGGTGGTACTCGCAAAACTGGGTTAACCTTTGCCCCCGAAGCAGGTACTCAACGAATGCGGGATATTATCAACAAGGGTTTAACCAACGAGGAGTTATTGCGGGGGATTCAAACCGCCGTGAGGGAAGGCTGGAATCAGGTAAAACTTTATTTCATGATTGGTTTACCCGGGGAAACCGATGAGGATGTATTAGGCATTGTGGAAACGGTGAAATGGTTGCGTCAAGAATGCCGTCACCTAAGCAATAAACGTCTTAATTTTAATATTACCATCTCCAACTTTACCCCCAAACCCCATACCCCTTTCCAGTGGCATTCTGTTTCTACCTCAGAATTTTTGCGTAAACGGGATTTACTCAAAGATGCTTTTTATCCTGTTCGGGGTGTGAAGGTAAATTATACCGATGTGCGCATCTCTGCCATTGAGGATTTTGTGGGTAGGGGCGATCGCACCCTAGCCCCTGTAGTCCGTCGTGCGTGGGAATTAGGAGCGGGGATGGATTCTTGGTGGGAAAGCATCGACAAGGCTTATCAGGCGTGGGAAAGGGCGATCGACGAAGCAGGATTAACATGGAAATATCGCAAAGTAGAAAGCGGTGAATGGAATATCTTTGATGCCCAAAACCCAGAAGAAAATCAGAACACCATCAACTATTATGCACCCCTACCATGGGATCATTTAGATACAGGTATTGATAAAGAATGGCTCAAAGAAGACTTAGAAAGAGCCTTGGCAGAAGCCACCGTGCCAGATTGTGCCTTTGATGGTTGTAGTAGTTGCGGTGTCTGTAGCCCCGATTTTGGTCATAATATCGTGGTTACCCCTCCCCCCATCCCCGACTATGTGGGCAACTTCAAACCCAACCAAGAAAAAGCCCAAAAGATTCGAGTCTGGTTTGGTAAACAGGGCGACATGGCATTGGTTAGCCATCTGGACTTAGTACGCCTGTTTGATCGCGCCGTCAGACGGGCAAGTCTGCCCATTTCCTACACAGGAGGATTTCACCCTGGCCCCAAAATTTCCATCGCCCTCGCCTTATCCTTGGGCATGACAAGTAATGGTGAAATTGTCGATTTTGAAAACCATACCCGCATCGATATTGATGAGTTTGTAGAAAAATTACAGGCTCAACTCCCCCCCGAATTACCCTTAATCAAAGTAGAAGAATTACCCCTAAAATCTCCTAAAGCAACGCAAATATTAGATACTGCCGAGTATGTAGTAGATATTTGTGCAGAGGAAAATATCAGTCTTGAACAGTGGCAAAATTGGGTAAATGAAATTAATAATTCTTCTGAAATATTAATGGAAAAAACAGCCAAAAATAGAAAGAAAAAAATGGTCAATTTAAGAGCCAATTTATATGATTTGTCTTTGCTTAATCCTAATGTTGCACCGTCAGAAACTGTAGCTTTAAAATACATCGGTAGTGCAAAAAATGATGGTTCTTTGTTAACCCCTGATCATATTTGCTATATGTTAGAACAAGTTAGTTCAGCAAAATTAACCATCGTTAAAGCCCATCGGGAAATCATCACCCTCACTGATCATATTACTCAGTAA
- a CDS encoding phospholipid/glycerol acyltransferase (PFAM: Acyltransferase~TIGRFAM: 1-acyl-sn-glycerol-3-phosphate acyltransferases~COGs: COG0204 1-acyl-sn-glycerol-3-phosphate acyltransferase~InterPro IPR002123~KEGG: cyt:cce_1867 hypothetical protein~PFAM: phospholipid/glycerol acyltransferase~SMART: phospholipid/glycerol acyltransferase~SPTR: Putative uncharacterized protein): protein MITNQKQANLLAEHESSDIKSQIAPWLSKIAYPLGKRLILPFFFKKISVTGQENIPRSGAVIVAPTHRSRWDALIVPYAVGRLSSGRDPHFMVSADEMKGIQGWFIRRLGGFPVNTDRPGIESLKHSFELLCQGRMVVIFPEGGIFRTDEVQPLKRGVAKIALDTEEVKPEVETRILPVKITYDQEIPQRGSSVTVNIGKPFTVKDYNSPAHSAKQNSINLTQDLEQSLISL, encoded by the coding sequence ATGATTACGAATCAAAAACAAGCTAACCTTTTAGCCGAACATGAATCCTCTGACATTAAATCTCAAATCGCTCCATGGTTGAGTAAAATCGCTTATCCTTTGGGAAAAAGATTAATCTTACCCTTTTTCTTTAAAAAAATTAGTGTCACTGGACAGGAAAATATTCCCCGTAGTGGGGCGGTAATCGTAGCCCCTACCCATCGCTCTCGTTGGGATGCCCTCATTGTGCCTTATGCGGTGGGTAGATTGTCTAGTGGTAGGGATCCCCATTTTATGGTTTCTGCCGATGAAATGAAGGGCATTCAAGGCTGGTTTATTCGCCGTTTGGGAGGATTTCCTGTAAATACTGATCGCCCTGGGATTGAGAGTTTAAAACATAGTTTTGAATTATTATGTCAGGGGAGAATGGTGGTGATTTTTCCCGAGGGGGGCATTTTTCGTACCGATGAAGTACAACCTCTAAAAAGAGGAGTTGCCAAGATTGCCCTAGACACAGAGGAGGTGAAGCCAGAGGTAGAAACCAGAATTTTACCTGTAAAAATTACTTATGATCAAGAAATTCCTCAACGAGGTTCTAGTGTAACGGTTAATATTGGTAAGCCTTTTACTGTTAAAGATTATAATTCTCCTGCCCACAGTGCCAAGCAAAACAGCATTAATTTAACTCAGGATTTAGAACAATCATTGATTTCTCTGTAA
- a CDS encoding cobalamin biosynthesis protein CobW (PFAM: CobW/HypB/UreG, nucleotide-binding domain; Cobalamin synthesis protein cobW C-terminal domain~TIGRFAM: cobalamin biosynthesis protein CobW~COGs: COG0523 Putative GTPase (G3E family)~InterPro IPR003495:IPR011629:IPR012824~KEGG: cyc:PCC7424_1591 cobalamin biosynthesis protein CobW~PFAM: cobalamin synthesis protein P47K; cobalamin synthesis CobW domain protein~SPTR: Cobalamin biosynthesis protein CobW;~TIGRFAM: cobalamin biosynthesis protein CobW) gives MHKIPVTIITGFLGAGKTTLLRNLLQNSQGKKIAVVVNEFGEVGIDGEILKGCQVCDEDGEVNNNIIELNNGCLCCTVQEEFYPTMQELLKRKESIDNIVIETSGLALPKPLVQAFRWQEIRNHATVDGVITVVDAQALAKGDLVGDLAALEQQRAEDDSLDHETPIEELFEDQLACADLVLLTKTDLIDDAQLDQVKTWLEGELRPKIKTIPCHQGEINPEILLGFNAAVEDDLVNRPSHHDTEEEHDHDDDINSIELSFKEPIAIPDLITRLEKMLSHDDIYRIKGFVNVEHKPMRMVLQGVGDRIDTFYDRLWQEKEERKTKLVVIGRKLEEKSINTNF, from the coding sequence ATGCACAAGATACCCGTAACCATTATCACAGGATTTTTAGGAGCAGGAAAAACAACCCTTTTACGCAATTTGTTACAAAATAGTCAAGGAAAAAAAATTGCGGTGGTTGTCAATGAATTTGGGGAAGTTGGTATCGATGGAGAAATCCTCAAAGGTTGTCAGGTATGTGATGAGGATGGAGAAGTAAACAATAATATTATTGAATTAAATAACGGTTGTTTGTGCTGTACTGTTCAAGAGGAATTTTACCCTACCATGCAAGAGTTATTGAAACGTAAGGAGAGCATTGATAATATCGTCATTGAAACTTCTGGTTTAGCCTTGCCAAAACCCTTAGTACAGGCTTTTAGGTGGCAAGAGATTCGCAACCATGCCACGGTGGATGGAGTGATTACGGTAGTAGATGCCCAAGCCTTGGCAAAGGGTGATTTGGTGGGAGATTTGGCTGCCTTGGAACAACAAAGGGCAGAAGATGATAGTTTAGATCATGAGACTCCCATAGAAGAGTTGTTCGAGGATCAGTTGGCCTGTGCAGATTTGGTATTGTTGACAAAAACAGATTTAATTGATGATGCGCAACTAGATCAGGTTAAAACATGGTTAGAGGGGGAGTTAAGACCAAAAATTAAGACTATTCCTTGTCATCAAGGGGAAATTAACCCTGAAATTTTGCTAGGATTTAACGCTGCGGTGGAAGATGATTTGGTTAATCGTCCTTCCCATCATGATACGGAGGAAGAGCATGATCATGATGATGATATAAATTCTATCGAACTTAGTTTTAAAGAACCGATTGCTATTCCAGATTTGATTACTAGGTTAGAAAAAATGCTCAGTCATGATGATATTTATCGTATCAAGGGTTTTGTGAATGTAGAACATAAACCGATGCGGATGGTATTACAGGGTGTGGGCGATCGCATCGATACCTTTTACGATCGTCTGTGGCAAGAAAAAGAAGAAAGAAAGACAAAATTGGTGGTAATTGGCAGAAAATTAGAAGAAAAAAGCATAAATACTAATTTTTAA
- a CDS encoding glycyl-tRNA synthetase alpha chain (PFAM: Glycyl-tRNA synthetase alpha subunit~TIGRFAM: glycyl-tRNA synthetase, tetrameric type, alpha subunit~COGs: COG0752 Glycyl-tRNA synthetase alpha subunit~InterPro IPR002310:IPR006194~KEGG: syp:SYNPCC7002_A0387 glycyl-tRNA synthetase subunit alpha~PFAM: glycyl-tRNA synthetase alpha subunit~PRIAM: Glycine--tRNA ligase~SPTR: Glycyl-tRNA synthetase alpha subunit;~TIGRFAM: glycyl-tRNA synthetase, alpha subunit), with the protein MTINFQNIIATLNDFWSQRGCMIAQPYDTEKGAGTMNHHTFLRAIGPEPWAVAYVEPCRRPTDGRYGENPNRVQHYYQYQVLVKPSPDNIQEIYLESLQALGIHPEDHDIRFVEDNWESPTLGAWGVGWEVWLDGMEITQFTYFQQCGGIDCKPVAIEITYGLERLAMYLQDVDSIYDIQWNDNLKYGDIFLQGEIEQCTYNFEASNPDLLFKLFTLYEEEAKQLIDKNLVLPALDYVLKCSHCFNLLDARGVIAVAERTRYIGRIRNLAREVAHQYLAQREGLNFPLMVN; encoded by the coding sequence ATGACTATTAACTTTCAAAATATTATCGCCACTTTAAATGATTTTTGGAGCCAAAGAGGCTGTATGATTGCCCAACCCTACGATACAGAAAAAGGGGCAGGTACCATGAACCATCATACTTTTTTAAGGGCAATAGGGCCTGAACCTTGGGCTGTGGCTTATGTAGAACCCTGTCGGCGCCCCACAGACGGACGTTATGGCGAAAATCCTAACCGTGTACAACACTATTATCAATATCAAGTATTAGTCAAACCCTCCCCCGATAATATTCAAGAAATTTACCTCGAATCCCTCCAAGCACTAGGCATTCATCCAGAAGACCATGATATTCGTTTTGTAGAAGATAACTGGGAATCTCCCACCCTCGGTGCTTGGGGGGTAGGTTGGGAAGTGTGGTTAGATGGCATGGAAATTACTCAGTTTACCTATTTTCAACAATGTGGCGGTATTGATTGTAAACCCGTGGCGATCGAAATTACCTACGGTTTAGAGCGTTTAGCCATGTATCTGCAGGATGTGGATAGTATTTATGACATTCAATGGAATGACAACCTCAAGTATGGAGATATATTTTTGCAAGGAGAAATCGAACAATGTACCTACAACTTTGAAGCCTCCAATCCTGATTTACTCTTTAAACTCTTTACTTTATACGAGGAAGAAGCCAAACAATTGATCGACAAAAATCTGGTCTTACCAGCCCTTGACTATGTCCTCAAATGCTCCCATTGTTTTAATCTTCTCGATGCTAGGGGTGTCATTGCCGTTGCCGAAAGAACCCGTTATATCGGTAGAATTAGGAATTTAGCTCGTGAAGTAGCCCATCAATACCTCGCCCAAAGGGAAGGTTTAAACTTCCCCCTCATGGTAAATTAA
- a CDS encoding hypothetical protein (PFAM: Protein of unknown function (DUF2281)~KEGG: cyc:PCC7424_1820 hypothetical protein~SPTR: Putative uncharacterized protein), which produces MNIEEILIHKWRLLPPEKQAEVIDFISFLEQKYSEEQKQLGKKSNLLNSLEGTLTYYEDPYKPVAINDWEAMM; this is translated from the coding sequence ATGAATATAGAAGAAATTTTAATTCATAAATGGCGGTTATTACCCCCAGAAAAACAAGCAGAAGTCATCGATTTTATTTCATTTTTAGAACAAAAATATTCTGAAGAACAGAAACAATTAGGAAAGAAAAGCAATCTGTTAAATTCTTTAGAAGGAACATTGACTTATTATGAAGATCCTTATAAACCTGTAGCGATTAATGATTGGGAGGCAATGATGTGA
- a CDS encoding response regulator receiver protein (PFAM: Response regulator receiver domain~COGs: COG0784 FOG: CheY-like receiver~InterPro IPR001789~KEGG: syn:sll0038 PatA subfamily protein~PFAM: response regulator receiver~SMART: response regulator receiver~SPTR: PatA subfamily protein), which produces MDTPPTENYSVPIKGFVASKQTYLFNTLKKHQFTGELILSYPGNLEWKFYIYLGRIVYGTGGEHSVRRWRRNLGAYLPEIASDQGFLERELQWIADQEIKICWEYDLLKRWLSLEKTSRNQVLDMINAILMEIFFDLNQVPEITFLLNNDVDVPFSEQLFLIDSNKIITPAWKLWQQWLGAELGDRSPNKALVIKTPQELKLRCPPKVYQVFTKLINGRNTIRDLAWQLKRDLNQVGKLLLPYIQEGYISLNSIADLQPPVSQSTIFQPEKTRLVACIDDSPAICQTMNGIVKPAGYRFLAITDPIKAIATILASKPDIIFLDLVMPNANGYEICASVRKLSFFRNTPIIVLTSNDGMVERMRTKIVGATDFLSKPIQPDEVLQMISKYCPLT; this is translated from the coding sequence ATGGATACGCCCCCAACTGAAAACTATAGTGTCCCCATAAAAGGGTTTGTCGCTTCAAAGCAGACTTATTTATTTAACACCCTTAAAAAACATCAATTTACAGGGGAATTAATTTTAAGTTATCCGGGCAATCTGGAATGGAAGTTTTACATATACCTTGGCAGAATAGTATATGGTACTGGGGGAGAGCATTCTGTGCGCAGGTGGCGCCGTAATTTGGGGGCTTATTTACCCGAGATTGCTAGTGATCAAGGTTTTTTGGAACGGGAGTTGCAATGGATTGCGGATCAAGAAATTAAGATCTGTTGGGAGTATGATTTGTTAAAGCGTTGGTTATCTTTGGAAAAAACTTCGAGAAATCAGGTTTTGGATATGATCAATGCTATTTTAATGGAAATATTTTTTGACCTCAACCAAGTTCCAGAAATTACTTTTCTTCTTAATAATGATGTGGACGTGCCTTTTTCAGAACAACTTTTTTTGATTGATAGTAATAAAATAATCACCCCTGCGTGGAAGTTGTGGCAACAATGGTTAGGGGCAGAACTTGGCGATCGTTCTCCTAACAAGGCTTTAGTAATCAAAACCCCCCAAGAACTAAAGTTGAGATGTCCGCCCAAAGTATATCAAGTTTTCACAAAATTAATCAATGGTCGTAATACGATTCGGGATTTGGCATGGCAACTAAAACGAGATTTAAATCAAGTGGGTAAGTTACTGTTACCCTATATCCAAGAGGGTTATATCAGTCTTAATTCCATTGCTGATTTACAACCTCCTGTTTCCCAAAGTACCATCTTCCAACCTGAAAAAACTCGTCTTGTGGCTTGTATTGATGATAGCCCTGCCATCTGTCAAACTATGAATGGCATTGTTAAACCTGCGGGGTATCGTTTTTTAGCCATCACCGACCCCATAAAGGCGATCGCCACTATCCTAGCATCAAAACCAGATATAATATTCCTTGATTTGGTGATGCCCAATGCTAACGGGTATGAAATTTGTGCTAGTGTACGCAAACTTTCTTTTTTTCGCAACACACCCATTATTGTTTTGACATCTAATGATGGCATGGTGGAAAGAATGCGTACGAAAATAGTTGGCGCCACAGATTTTCTTTCTAAACCCATACAACCTGATGAGGTTTTACAGATGATTAGTAAATATTGCCCTTTAACTTAA